One window of Maridesulfovibrio ferrireducens genomic DNA carries:
- a CDS encoding IMP cyclohydrolase gives MSDLKKMYNTLSQDPFPADMTVRLGEQELTFKKRTWEIEGETKGLRYGENPDQPAALYELVSGGLEFDGVKFRGEGQGLVSALTEEHMLQAGKHPGKTNLTDVDNALNILQYLYAKPAAVILKHNNPCGASWSEEGVGTALSNAFQADRIAAFGGAIVVNRPLTMEAVEVIDSAYFEVVAAPAFEEGTLEILKKRKNLRILQIPGIMDLEKLIGQPFLDIKSLMDGGMVVQFSFRNRILSADDFIPAVADKDGSSYTARTPTTKEADDLLFAWAVEAGVTSNSVIFARDGVTTAIGTGEQDRVGCVELAVTKARTKYADLLAFDQFKMSIFELKLKALKDEEAAANLAAIEKKAAEDKGGLTGSVLVSDGFFPFRDGVDLCMAQGITAIAQPGGSIRDNEIIQAVNEASPQVAMVFTGQRSFKH, from the coding sequence ATGAGCGATCTCAAAAAAATGTACAATACCCTTTCGCAGGACCCTTTTCCAGCAGACATGACTGTTCGTTTAGGTGAACAGGAATTAACCTTCAAAAAAAGAACCTGGGAAATCGAAGGCGAAACTAAAGGACTGCGTTACGGCGAAAACCCCGACCAGCCTGCAGCCCTATATGAACTTGTTTCCGGCGGACTCGAATTCGACGGTGTTAAATTTCGTGGAGAAGGACAAGGACTTGTTTCTGCTCTGACCGAAGAACATATGTTACAGGCAGGCAAACATCCGGGAAAAACAAATCTCACTGATGTTGATAATGCACTGAACATTCTGCAATATCTTTATGCAAAACCCGCAGCTGTTATTTTAAAACATAACAATCCATGCGGCGCATCATGGTCCGAAGAAGGTGTAGGAACCGCGCTCAGCAACGCATTTCAAGCTGACCGCATAGCCGCCTTCGGTGGAGCTATCGTTGTTAACCGCCCTTTGACAATGGAAGCTGTGGAAGTAATCGACAGCGCATATTTTGAAGTTGTTGCCGCTCCGGCTTTCGAAGAAGGCACACTCGAAATTCTCAAGAAACGCAAAAATCTGCGTATTCTCCAGATTCCTGGAATCATGGATCTTGAAAAACTCATCGGCCAGCCCTTCCTTGATATCAAATCACTGATGGACGGCGGCATGGTTGTTCAGTTCTCATTCCGTAACAGAATTCTCAGCGCGGACGATTTCATTCCTGCTGTGGCAGATAAAGACGGATCAAGCTACACCGCTCGTACCCCCACAACAAAAGAAGCAGACGATCTGCTCTTCGCATGGGCTGTTGAAGCAGGCGTAACTTCAAACTCTGTCATTTTCGCACGCGACGGTGTAACAACCGCCATCGGAACAGGCGAGCAGGACCGCGTTGGCTGTGTTGAGCTGGCTGTGACCAAAGCCCGCACAAAATATGCAGATCTTCTGGCATTCGACCAGTTCAAGATGTCTATTTTTGAGCTCAAGTTGAAAGCTCTGAAAGACGAAGAGGCAGCAGCAAACCTTGCAGCAATCGAAAAGAAAGCGGCTGAAGACAAAGGCGGACTCACTGGCTCCGTACTGGTTTCCGACGGTTTCTTCCCGTTCCGCGACGGCGTGGACCTCTGCATGGCGCAAGGAATAACAGCAATCGCTCAGCCCGGCGGTTCCATTAGAGATAATGAAATCATTCAGGCTGTAAACGAAGCAAGCCCTCAGGTTGCCATGGTCTTCACTGGACAGCGTTCCTTCAAGCACTAG
- a CDS encoding transglycosylase SLT domain-containing protein, with translation MSIHLSKLNRPEKGTLTLFSQHISNIIVYLACFYAIINLYSFKYEIPLPHIIRVAAVDIERNFPKLSPWGPGFDREILDEFGNYTDVKLLITPYPTHNKAFEALQKGKADLMLASGYNPENFKKFTSIKAGPVYEQSPALLLHNIRRFELRTPFELCDQTIFAPKHSGLIKTFKDLSDYLVCAPTLITSNDSNHLDPLLELNEDKNFRFHLVEAGAFKPLQPFLHKLRVTDNFGDDLEYRWYWRDDIQGLTEVTEDYWHLISTNGTLENKREIYFGFLPDETDFYDLYSLRKDIREKLPFYRKYILKAAKKYNIDPLLLAAVMYQESRFDPLARSKTGVRGLMQLTENTADLMGLTSRLDPEQSITGGAKYLRFLWDKLSSRDVDGWNRWLFTLAAYNQGLGHVYDAIEISGYLGKSSGTWRSLKQIFPLLTMPKYHSQTRYGYTRGYEGVDYVDSIRYYYYTMKGLAILPGLEAEYLAPFTVASPAVGP, from the coding sequence ATGTCAATACACTTAAGCAAATTAAATCGCCCAGAAAAGGGCACTCTGACACTTTTTTCACAACATATATCCAATATTATTGTATACTTAGCATGCTTTTACGCAATAATTAATTTATATTCATTTAAATATGAAATCCCGCTTCCGCACATCATACGCGTTGCAGCGGTCGACATCGAGCGTAATTTTCCCAAGCTTTCACCGTGGGGACCGGGCTTTGACCGTGAAATCCTTGATGAATTCGGTAATTACACAGATGTAAAGCTTTTAATAACACCCTACCCTACACACAACAAGGCTTTTGAGGCTCTCCAAAAAGGAAAAGCTGACCTGATGCTTGCAAGCGGGTATAATCCAGAAAATTTTAAAAAATTTACTTCGATTAAAGCCGGCCCTGTCTACGAGCAAAGCCCAGCACTGTTATTACATAATATACGAAGATTCGAACTTAGAACTCCTTTCGAGCTTTGTGATCAAACTATTTTTGCACCCAAACATTCCGGACTTATAAAAACTTTCAAAGACCTTTCAGACTATTTAGTCTGTGCTCCAACCCTTATTACAAGCAACGATTCAAACCACTTAGACCCTCTACTTGAATTAAATGAAGATAAAAACTTCAGATTTCATCTGGTTGAAGCCGGAGCATTCAAGCCCTTACAGCCTTTTTTACATAAACTAAGGGTCACCGACAACTTCGGAGACGATCTTGAATACCGATGGTATTGGCGAGATGACATTCAAGGTTTGACCGAAGTAACTGAAGATTACTGGCACTTAATTTCAACAAACGGCACTCTTGAAAATAAACGGGAAATATATTTCGGGTTCCTTCCCGACGAAACAGATTTCTATGACCTTTACTCTTTACGTAAAGATATCCGGGAAAAACTCCCTTTCTATCGTAAATATATACTTAAAGCCGCAAAAAAGTATAATATAGATCCACTACTTTTAGCTGCCGTTATGTATCAGGAATCGCGTTTTGACCCTCTTGCCCGAAGTAAAACAGGAGTCAGAGGTCTTATGCAGTTAACTGAAAATACAGCGGACCTTATGGGGCTTACAAGCAGACTTGACCCCGAACAGTCAATTACTGGCGGGGCCAAATATTTAAGATTTCTATGGGATAAACTGAGCAGCCGCGATGTTGATGGGTGGAACCGTTGGTTATTCACTCTTGCGGCATATAATCAAGGATTAGGACACGTTTATGATGCAATTGAAATATCCGGCTACCTAGGCAAATCATCTGGGACATGGCGGTCTTTGAAACAGATATTCCCATTACTGACCATGCCTAAATATCACTCGCAAACCCGCTACGGATACACCCGCGGGTACGAAGGCGTCGATTACGTAGACAGCATCCGCTACTATTATTATACAATGAAAGGACTAGCTATCCTTCCTGGGCTCGAAGCTGAGTACCTTGCGCCTTTTACTGTCGCCTCCCCCGCTGTCGGCCCCTGA